A window of Dehalogenimonas sp. WBC-2 genomic DNA:
CTATTTGTCTGCTGCGCTTCTTTTGAGGAGCGCTGTGTTGCCGCGGCAGGCCGCTTAAGCGGTAATTTCAGGGTGCGTTTTTCGATTATTTTTGTTATTGAAGAACCAAATTATCAGCAACACATCGATACCAACCTCTTCAAGCTTCAAGCGCTGCTGACCCGGAAAACATCAGAAGGTGTGTTCGTTATCCGTTGTCAGCGTGACGACCCGGTAGAAGGTGTTTCTCAACTCAAGAGCATCTGGAAGCGCTGCCGCCCCAAGGACGATGAGGAGGCCCATATCACCCTGGACATCAGTGGCTTTTCCAAGGTTTATCTTCTGGGGCTGATGCACTATCTGGTGGCTGAGCTCAATATGGGACTGCCAAGGATCATCCACACAACGCAGACTTACGCTCCCAGCCGCCTGACCCAGGGGGTACAACAGATCACAACCGTGCCTCATTTTTTCGGTTCGATGTCAATAGAGAAAGAAACGGTCCTTGTCCTTTTCATCGGTTTTGAGGCCGAAAGGTCGCTGTCAGTCTGGAAACAGTTCAATCCCACGCGCACTATCTGCCTTATCACCACCCCCCGCGACGGCAACGAAGAATACCTGCGTTACGCTGAAAAGAACAATGATTTTTTAATATCGCAGCCTAATGTTGAACTGCGGGAAGTCGCTGCGGATTCGCCGTACCATATCAGAAATACACTGGAATCTATCTATGAAGAATTCAAAAATACCGCCAATATGATCATCGGGCCATTCGGCACCAAACCCCAGACGGTGGGTATTTTTGTCTTCTGGCTGGAACATCCCCGGGTGCAGATCGTGTATTCATTCCCCATGGAATACACTAAAAGCTACTTAAACCGCAAACCGGGGCAAACCATTATGCTGCCGTTGACCAATGTCAACCATGACTCTACTTAATCAGCATTGCTGAACAACTATTGGCAAAACAAAACACGTCATACAGAATCCATAATTGTAGCTTTTTCACTGCGCCGCACCTATAATTGATTCAGGCTTTCAGGAAGGGAGCATATTCCGGCCCTCATATGACCGATTTCTGGCAATCGTTTCTGCTTACCTTCGTACCATTGTTTATCGTGGTTGACGCCATCGGCAACCTGCCCTTCGTCATTGCCCTGACTGAGGACTCGGTTAACACCGAACGGCGCCGCATCATCAAGGTGGCGGTTTTCACTGCGTCAATCGTCGGTCTGATATTTTTATTATTTGGCCGCGTTATCCTGGATGCCATGAATATTTCAGTCGGTGCCTTCGGCATCGCCGGCGGTATCGTGCTACTGGTGCTGGCAATCCGCTACATGACCAGCGGTCATATGGTTGAAGCTGTCAAAGAGGAGATGGTAGCAGTGGTGCCCATCGGCACACCCCTGGTGGTCGGCCCGGCCACCATTACCACGCTGCTCCTGTTGTCCACTCAGTTCCCGTTCTATATTGTTTTGATTTCATTCCTGCTTAATATCGCCATTACCTGGATAATATTTCTATCATCGGATTGGTTCATCCGGTACATGGGCAGGGGTGGTTTGCGCGCCGTTTCCCGTGTCTTCAGTTTATTATTGGCCGCCCTGGCGGTTAACATGATGATCAACGGCCTGGAAAGCCTGGGTCTCATCAACCCTCTCACCGGTTAGATACCCCCGGCAAAAAGTCCAATCGTACAACAAGTATAAAATTATCTTACTAAAGCTCTTGACAATCACTCTCTCTTGGGCTATCGTATATTCAAATTTACGAAGGAGGATTCCTAAATGCAGGGTTATTGCATGAAATGCCGCACCAAGAGAGACATGAAAGACGCCAAACCTATTACTATGAAGAACGGCCGTCCCGCCACCCAGGGTGCCTGCCCGGTCTGCGGCACCAAGATGTTCAAAATCGGAAAAGCCTAAACTTCACCTCCTGGAATTACCTTTTCAAGACCGGGCCTAACCGCCCGGTCTTTGTCATTAACTGATGTCCAAAGTAGTTTTTGAGTCTTGACACTGCGTTTAGCCCCGAATATAATCCCAACTATATGACTGAACCTTCAATGAACCCCCAGAAGCAACCACGTCAGCCCACCTGGCGCGATGAAAAGGCCGAGGAACGCCGTACCCAGCTTATCGATACCGCACTGCAGGTTTTCGCAAAAAAAGGGTTTGACAAGACCAGCGTGCGGGAGTTGGCGGCTGCAGCCGGCGTCGCCCAGGGGCTTATGTACCATTACTTCAAGAGCAAAGATAAACTGCTTGAGGCGGTAGTCGAACGTCACAGCTTTTTACCTCAATTGACATCGTTGCTGGCAACTCTGCAAAACGAGCACCCGGTTAAGGTGCTCAAAGTCGTCGGCAAGCAGTTTTTTGACCTTCTAGGCCAAAAAGAAAGCCTGATGAATATTTTCTTCCACGAGACTCAGAGTCATCCCATCGTGCCGCGCATTTGGCGGGGCATTATGAACCAAGGCGTAAGCCTGTTTCAGAATTATCTGGATAAACGCGTCGCCGCCGGAGAACTCAGACCTCATAATACCGATGTCACAGCTAGAACACTGGCTTACACCATAGTCCTTTTAAGGGCTACCGGCGTGGCCTTCCACCAGCGTACCCGTCCCGATCAGTTCATTGAAGAGATGGTAGACAACCTGCTTGGCGGTATCGCCGTTCATCAAACCTGATAGATACACCGCAATGCGGTTGCCCGATTGGAACCATCCAAAACCCGTTGACAATCCCAGATAGCTTAAGGTATGCTATCTACTCGCCTGCACTATAGGAGTGTAGCTCAGTTGGTAGAGCAGTGGTCTCCAAAACCACCGGTCGAGGGTTCGAATCCTTCCACTCCTGCCACCGGCCGAGATGGTGGAATGGTAGACACGCTAGCTTGAGGGGCTAGTGAGTGATGAGCTCGTGGGAGTTCAAATCTCCCTCTCGGCACCATTTAATAAGTTGCACCGGGCGGAAGTAGTTCAGTGGTAGAACGCCTCCTTGCCAAGGAGGAGGTCGCGAGTTCGAGCCTCGTCTTCCGCTCCACTTAGACCCACAAGCGGACATGCCCTGCAAGTCCGAGTTGATACCACGGCGACGTAGCCAAGTGGCAAGGCGGGGGTCTGCAAAACCCCTATTCACCGGTTCGAATCCGGTCGTCGCCTCCAAAATTTCAAATCAGTAGCGGCCTATGCTGCTGCCCTGTTTCAAATCCACCGCCGCCAAACTATTCACCTGCTCTAAGGCTAGCTCATGCCCGGACGGCTTTTTTCAAATGAAAACCGGCGGTTGCCAGCAGCGTGGTTAAAACAAAGTAACTGCCGAGCAACACATCGGAATTAGAATTCAAATTCAGCGGTTCCGCCAGTCCCAGGATGAGCACCATACCGGCCAGGGCACCGGGAACCGCCAACCAAACTGAACCGGGATAATGAAATACCCGGCTATAGACTAAAATGCCCAAAACCACCCCCAGTGGATACCCCAGCAACATCCCCATGATAGCGCCTACCAGATCCTCAAACCCGCCGAGGCTGTTACCAGCCAGCACCTTCGCCCCGATCAGTGTTGCCGGAATAGCCACCAGGAATCCGCCAAAAGCCCCGGCCATGACCATGCGGAAAAAACTTCCAAAACTGCGGCGAGTTATCGGTTTTACCATTGACATCTCCTTTAGGCGATTATAACATGATGCGGACTAATTCAGCTTATGGAGGAAAAATGAAAAACACCAAGATGTGGACTCTGATTACAGCGGTAATGGCCATACTGACGGTTATCGGCGGCTTTCTGGCTTTAGGCGAAGAAGGCGAAGCCGGCATCCATGCCACCCTGGGTATTGTGACTCTGATCTCCGCTCTGATCTCCGCTTTTGTCGCTTCACGACAATAACCAAATCTCCACATCACCCCGGTAATCGGCTAATAACGGGAACCACCTCTGCGGTCACATAGGCCAGTCTCCTGGCGCGCCGGGACTGGCCTATGACTTGTCAACGGTGGACAGCGTATTTCATCGCCTTCCACATCTTGCTGATACCGTCTCTGTCACTCTGGCTGTTACCAGGGATATGGTTATCATTTCCCTTTTTCAGTTCCATGGGTATTTTTTTAGCCGTCGACGCATTGGTCTATAGCGATTCCAATTCACTAACCTGGGATGTCCGTGAAAAGGATAATCCCGTCAGTGAGATTTTTATCGTTACCATTGCCGTCGCTATCGGGGTAGCCGATATGCTCAATTTGATGGATTAAATTCTTTCTAACCCCTTGACACCCCCTGGTCAGGATGTATAGACTATGAACATGTCAAGCCAAAATTACACCATCAACCAGGCCGCCGAAAAACTTGGCGTTTCCACCCGCACTATCAGGCGCTACATCAAAGCCGGTAAGATCCAGGCTTTTCTAGTCAACGGTCCTTTCGGTGAGGAGTATCGCATTGAAGAATTGCCGGACGACCTCAGGAAATTGGACGGACTAGACAACCATAGCCAGACAGCCTTGGACAATCATGACCCGCTGTCCGCGGCTTCCGGCGACATGATGGCCATTTTCCGGGAACTCCAGGAAAAGAATCTGGCCTTAGCCGCTCAACTGGGCGCCGCCACTGAACGTGTCCGGCAGATGGAAGGACAACTGAAGCTCCTTACTGATGGCCGTCCACCGAAGACCCCATGGTGGCAAAAGTGGTATGCCGGTCTGAAATTGCGCTTCAATAAAAAGCCTGCCGATAACGAAAATTCTGAATAGTCATCGGGGCAGCTACCATAATAACAAAAGCGACGGTATGTACCGTCGCTTTTTCTCTTCAAAACAAGTGGTGCCGGGAGAGGGGATCGAACCCACATGACCGAAGTCGGCGGATTTTAAGTCCGCTGCGTCTGCCTATTCCGCCATCCCGGCGCCGACGAGATTATAACATAAGACCCTATGTCATTTGCCACTTTGGGTCTTGAAGCGATACTGCTCTAAAGGTTTAGATCACCGAAGCCAGCACCACGCCAAAATGCAGCAGTGCCCCGACAAGGATCAAGACATGGAAAATCTCATGGAAGCCGAAGACTCCCGGAACAGGGTTGGGACGCTTTACAGCGTAAATGACCGCGCCGATGCTGTACGCCACTCCACCGGCTACCACTCCCCAGAATGCCAGCCGGGGCATTGACAGCCATAACTCGCGCAAGGGTATCAGCGCCAGCCAGCCCATGCCGAGATACAGGATAGGCGAAAGCACCCTCGGCGCCTTCATCCAGAACACCTTATAGAAAACCCCCAGTAGAACTATCGACCAGGAGGCAATGATCATGCCCCAGCGCCAGGCGCCATCAAGGTAAATGTAAACCAGCGGTGTATAGCTGCCTGCTATCATGATAAAAATGGCGATATGATCCAGTTTGCGCCAGATGGTCGTTTCGTTATCACGCCGTTTGAAGGCATGGTATAAAGCGCTGAAAGAAAACAGGGTTGTGACCGCCGCGCCGTAGATCAGAGTAACTGCTACATAGTCCCATCGTCCCCAGGTGATGATTAATAGGATCAGTAATCCAATCACGCCGCCGATGGCGCCGCCAAGATGAGAATAATGCGAAAACCGTTCAGACCTGTTGACTACTATTTCAGCACCTCCTGCCAGGACTCATTATAAACCATCATATTGGCATCCTGCCACATTAATTGTTTTACATAACTAGTCCAGCATTGACTTGTCATAACCTTCTCTGCTTTAATAACTGTTTGTTGAATTATATGGAGGACACACGGTCAAATGGATAAAATTGAAATAGTTCTTTCGCCGCGGACAACCACCGGAAAGAAAAATCGCTTTCTGCGCCGCTCCGGCGTTACCCCGGTTCATGTTTTCGGCCACAACATACCATCAGAAACCCTTCAGGCCGACACCGCCGCCCTGCAAGAAGTTATCAAGCTGGCTGGCAGTTCCCGCCTGATTGCCCTTGATACCGGCGCCAAAACGCCCCGGATGGCCTTCATCAAGGAGATCCAGCGCACCCCCGTCGGCGACACCGTGCTCCATGTTGACTTCTACCAGGTTAAAATGAATGAAAAGATAACGGCGCGTATCCCTCTCCATTTGACTGGTGAGGCCCCGGCGCTTAAGACAAAAGGCCGCCTGCTGGTTCATCCGGTAGCCCATATTGAGGTTGAAAGCCTGCCTGCCAAACTACCCGCCAGCATCAGTATTGATATATCAGTGCTCACCACTTTGGACGATGCCATTCATGTCAGGGATATCAAACTGGATTCCGCCGTGACTATTTTAACTGACCCCGATGTTCTGATCGCCAAGGTCAATGAGATCAGCATTAAGGCTGAACCTGAAGCCGCTACGGTCGCTGTGGCAGAAGCCCCGGCTGAGGGCGATGAACCAAAGGCGGAATAAGCTTTAAGCTATGCCTGCTGTTGTTCTATCTAATATCACTAAAACATACGGCAACAAGCGCGTTGTTGACGGCGTATCTTTTGAAGTTGACGGCGGCGAGATTTTCGCCCTGATCGGCCCCAATGGCGCTGGCAAATCAACTACCATTCGCATGATGATGGACATCATCAAACCGGACAGCGGCGATATTCTTGTCATGGGGCAGCACCTGAGCGAGAGTTCCAAAAACCGCATCGGCTATCTGCCGGAAGAACGCGGCCTGTACCGCAAACTTAAGATTATGGACACCATCGCCTATCTGGCTATCCTCAAAGGCGCTGACAGACAGGCATCCGTTGAACGTGCTGAAGTCCTTTTAAAACGTTTTGACCTCTTTGAACACCGCTACAAGAAGATTGAAGAACTGTCCAAGGGCATGGGACAGCTCATTCAGTTCGTGGTTACCGTTGCCCACAACCCGGACCTCATCATCTTGGATGAACCGTTCGCCGGCCTTGACCCGGTCAACTCCCGTCTGCTTAAGAACACTATCAAAGACCTCCGTGCCGAAGGCAAGGCTGTTATCCTGTCTACCCACCGTATGAATGAGGTGGAGGAGATGTGTGACCGCCTGTTCATGATTAATAAAGGCCGCCGCCTGCTTTATGGCAAACTGGATGACATCCGGCGACAGTACCGCAGCCATGCCGTTATCGTTGAAACCGAGACAGAACTACCCGAATCGCTCAATGGTGTTACCGACCGCCAGACCAAGGGCCGGGTCACTGAACTCAGGCTGAATGAACACACATCGCCGCAGACTCTGCTGCAGCAGCTGGTCGCTACCGGTATCCCCGTTGAACGTTTTGAAATCATGACTCCAAACCTTGATGAGATATTTGTTCAGGTGGTCAAACAGCCATGAACAAGACGCTTTTGATTTTCAAACATGAGTTCCGTACTTTGATCCGCCGCACCGGTTTTATCGTCATGACCCTGGCTTTCCCGCTACTGGGACTGCTGCTAATACTCGGCGGACAGCTTATTTCAGGCATCTCCCCCGGCGGTGAACCCGGGCCTGTGGAAGACGTTATTATCGGCTATGTCGACGCCGCCGCTTTAATCGACGGTCAACAGGAACAGGCCAATTTTAAGTTCGAACCTTTCACCGACGTTGAGACAGCCAATCAGGCCATGATTGACGGTGACATCAGCGAATATATAGTTATTTTACCTGATTACCTGGATAGCGGTGCCGTGGCCCGTTTCACCCTTTCCCGTGAACTTGAAACCCCCGGAGACCGTTACGACGCCATCCGCAATTTTGTGATCAGGAACCTGTTGGCGCCGGAGGCCGACCCGGCAATAATTGACCGGGCTGTTTACCCCCTGAATCTATCAAACGTCGTCATTGATCCGTCCACCGGGCTTCCAGCTGATTCACAGGGCGGTTTTTCTGATTTTATTTTGCCGTATCTGTTCAGTATTTTGCTGGTCATGTCCATCTTCACTTCTTCCGGTTATCTGCTGCAAGGTCTGTCTGAGGAGAAGGAGAACCGCATCATGGAGATCCTTCTGTCCAGTGTCTCCAGCCGCCAGCTTATTACCGGCAAGGTGCTGGGGCTGGGCGCGGCCGGGCTGGCCCAAATGGCTATCTGGCTTATTTCGGCGCGTTTCCTGGCCGGTCTGGCTTCAGACAACTTCGCTGAAATCCTTGGTTCTATCCAAATTTCCGGCACTTTCATCTTCCTGGGTCTGAGCTATTTCATCTTAGGCTACCTGCTGTTCGCCATAATCATGGCCGCCGCCGGCAGTATCGGGCAGAACATGCGCGACAGCCAGCAGCTTGCCACCATTTTTACCCTGCTGGCCGTTTCGCCTTTGTGGGGCATGGTTTTCCTCATTGAAAACCCTCAGCATCCGGTAAGTGTCTTTTTAACCTTGTTTCCTTTCACCGCCCCCATCACCACCATCATCCGCATCGGCATTACCGATGTGCCTTTGTGGCAAATTGCCACCAGTATGACGCTGATGGTCGCCACCATTGTCGGATTTCTTTACCTTTCCGCCAAGATATTCCGCACTTTCCTGCTGATGTACGGCAAGACTCCTAAGCTCGGTGAGATCATCCGTCTCCTCCGCCAGGCTTAAAACAAACCGTCTTTCTCGTGATGCCATCATCAGCCCTGCCAACAGGGGAACTGTTCATTTCCAAAATTGCTGATTCATTAGTTGCAACTTATTAGTATAATTGGAGAGAGTAACTCGTATGACACCACAGCAAAATACCCGGCCTGAAGAACCTGTTACCCAGTTATTGGACCCCAATTTAAATACTCTGTCTCAGAAGCACGCTGATTTGTTCCGGCGCTATCAAATGGCGCGTGTTGTGGTGGACTTTGGTGCCGCCGCCTGCTTTGTGTCCGGCAGTGTGCTTTTCCTCAATCCCAATAACCCCTCTGCCGCGGCGGGCCTATTTTTAGCCGGGTCTTTGCTGTTCGCGGTGAAGCCCACCATAGACCTCATTCGGGGATTCCACCTCAGCAAGATTGCCAGCCACAAACGACGATAGAATCGTGCTAGGCAGTTGTCGATTGTTGTGGTTACCAAACATCAATGTCTATCTTTTTTAAGTTTGCGTACCGGGAAAAACTGATCACCCAATAAATTGGGAGTAACTATAGATTTCACTCTTTCAGAGGAATTTCACCCCTCTGCCCCTGCCTCTTACGCCAGATTCTTAGAAGTCGTCACTCCCAGGGTCTTGTATATCTGAAGGGTAGCGTCTGAACTATTCAATGTATAAAAGTGGATGCCGTCAACGCCCTTATCCACCAAATCCCTCACCTGCTCCGCCGCCCAGTGAACGCCCACATCTCTGACACATTCTTCGTCTTCGGCGCGGTTGATGGCGCGCAATAGCGGCGCCGGGAAATGAGTCCCCGCGGCCAGATCGGCCATCCTTTTCATCATCTTGACCGAGGTGATGGGTGATATACCGGCTACGATAGGCACGTTTATTCCGGCCAGGGCGCAGCGCTCACGGAAGTCGTAAAAGTCCCGGTTATCAAAAAAGAGTTGGGTACAGATATAATCCGCCCCTGCATCCACCTTGGCTTTCAGGTAATCGATCTCCTTGAGGCGGTTTGGGGTCTGCGGGTGGCCTTCAGGATAGCCAGCCACGCCGACGCCCATCTCCGGGAAGTTGGTCTTGATGAATTTAACCAGTTCAATGGCGTAGCTGAAACCGCCCACCTCCGGTACAAAGCTCATCTGCCCCTTGGGCGGGTCGCCGCGCAGAGCCAGGATATTTTCGATGCCGCTTTCCCGGTACTTCTCCAGGATATGGCGTATCTCTTCTATCGTTGAGCCAACGCAGGTCAGGTGTGAGATGACAGTCAGATCGGTCTCCTTGTGGATGCGCACCAGCAGGTCATGGGTCAGTTCGCGTGTTGAACCACCGGCGCCGTAGGTCACCGAAACGCAGGAAAGCTCCAACGGCTTGAGCGCTTTAATGGTATCAAACAGTTCCGCCGCCGATTCTTCGGTTTTCGGCGGGAAAAGCTCAAAGCTGAAGACTATACCCTTTTCTTTTTGGTAGATGTCCCTGACGTTCATCTTATGACCTCCCCTGATTATTATACGGCGACCACCGCCTGTATTCCCGACACCATGAACCACCCCCCGAACCCCACCAGCAGCAGGCTGCAACCGGTGAAAACCGCTTCTTGGAACACCGGAGCCCACAGCCTGTGAGTCCGGTACACCAGCGCCGATACTATCGACAACCATATCAGATCGACCGACCAGTGCGTCAAGATAAGGGCCCACAGCCCCCCTAAGCCGTAATCAGTCACTTTCAGCACCAGAAGAGCCCCAACGGTCGCCCACCACAAAATGAAGAACGGATTTCCAGCTGAGAGAATGATGCCGGAGGTGATCGTGCCGTAACGGCTGGTGTTTTGCCCCGTGGCCATTGCTTTCCGGGCGCGGAACATGCCGATGCCCATCCAGATGACCATGCCGCCGCCCGCCACGCCGAGGATGAATTGCACCGCAGTATACTCGAAAAATGCTGCAGCACCGAAATATATCAACAGGATTAAGGGCAGCTCGATAACCGCGTGACCAATCGACACCTGCGCCCCGGCCCACGGCGACTTATAGCTTCTAGCTAGAACAGTAGCGAACATCGGCCCCGGCATGAGGGCACCGGACAAAGAAATGACAAACACCGAGGCGAGTAAAGCCAGCATTATCTGGTAATTACCGTTTCATGTTCACGTACTGTAGCGCTATATCAAAATCCTGTTCCTTAAGCTGACGCATGATCTCCTGCAAGTCATCAATCTGCTTGCCGGTGATCCGCAGCTGCTCACCCTGAATGGCCGGTTCAACCTTAAGTTTCAAACCCTTTATGAACTTAACCATCTTCTGGGCTGTCTCTTTGGAGATACCTTCCTTGATCTTCACATCCATCTCGGCACCCCCCTGCGCCGTGGCTTCCATCTTGCCGAAATCCAGGCACTTGGTATCCAGGCCGAAACGCACCACCTGACCGATGAGCATCTCGGTCATGGCCTTGACCTTAACGTCGTCACCGCTTTCAAGGTGGATGGTCTTTTCCTTGCGGTCAAGGGTGATTTCGGTCTTCACGTTCCTGAAATCATAGCGCGTGGTAACCTCACGTTTAACGTTGTTGATGGCATTATCCAGTGCCTGCAGGTCGACATCGCTGACCACATCTACAGATGGCATTTTATCCTCCGTTAGTGACAATGAATGCCATTATTTTAGCACGAAAACCTTAACAGAATCTGACTTTTGATCCGGCTTCATCATAATTACATAAAACCTTGAGACCCAAGCGTTCATGAACTATACTTAAACTGGAAGTGGTGGAGGTAGCCATTGTCGCTTGATATCACCAGGGTGGCCGGTCAAATCGGCTTAATGGCCGAAAAACTGAAACAACGTGGCGTTGATCATGGTGTCCATCTGACCACCGCCGCATCCAGGCTCTCAAGCGGTATAGATGTGGGTGCCCTGCGCGACAAGGTACGGCACAGTAAAACCAGCTTCCTGCTGGCCAATCCGGTAAGCGGTATAGATGAGAGGTACCAGCCGTCCGCCCCTCCTTCAACATACTCGGTTCTGGCTACTGACGGCTCCCATATCGACTTTGACCGTCACCGTTCAGCACCCTGCTGCCTCATAAACATCGG
This region includes:
- a CDS encoding integral membrane protein of the MarC family; amino-acid sequence: MTDFWQSFLLTFVPLFIVVDAIGNLPFVIALTEDSVNTERRRIIKVAVFTASIVGLIFLLFGRVILDAMNISVGAFGIAGGIVLLVLAIRYMTSGHMVEAVKEEMVAVVPIGTPLVVGPATITTLLLLSTQFPFYIVLISFLLNIAITWIIFLSSDWFIRYMGRGGLRAVSRVFSLLLAALAVNMMINGLESLGLINPLTG
- a CDS encoding transcriptional regulator TetR family produces the protein MTEPSMNPQKQPRQPTWRDEKAEERRTQLIDTALQVFAKKGFDKTSVRELAAAAGVAQGLMYHYFKSKDKLLEAVVERHSFLPQLTSLLATLQNEHPVKVLKVVGKQFFDLLGQKESLMNIFFHETQSHPIVPRIWRGIMNQGVSLFQNYLDKRVAAGELRPHNTDVTARTLAYTIVLLRATGVAFHQRTRPDQFIEEMVDNLLGGIAVHQT
- a CDS encoding excisionase family DNA binding protein → MNMSSQNYTINQAAEKLGVSTRTIRRYIKAGKIQAFLVNGPFGEEYRIEELPDDLRKLDGLDNHSQTALDNHDPLSAASGDMMAIFRELQEKNLALAAQLGAATERVRQMEGQLKLLTDGRPPKTPWWQKWYAGLKLRFNKKPADNENSE
- a CDS encoding hemolysin III-like protein; amino-acid sequence: MIGLLILLIITWGRWDYVAVTLIYGAAVTTLFSFSALYHAFKRRDNETTIWRKLDHIAIFIMIAGSYTPLVYIYLDGAWRWGMIIASWSIVLLGVFYKVFWMKAPRVLSPILYLGMGWLALIPLRELWLSMPRLAFWGVVAGGVAYSIGAVIYAVKRPNPVPGVFGFHEIFHVLILVGALLHFGVVLASVI
- the rplY gene encoding 50S ribosomal protein L25, with translation MDKIEIVLSPRTTTGKKNRFLRRSGVTPVHVFGHNIPSETLQADTAALQEVIKLAGSSRLIALDTGAKTPRMAFIKEIQRTPVGDTVLHVDFYQVKMNEKITARIPLHLTGEAPALKTKGRLLVHPVAHIEVESLPAKLPASISIDISVLTTLDDAIHVRDIKLDSAVTILTDPDVLIAKVNEISIKAEPEAATVAVAEAPAEGDEPKAE
- a CDS encoding ABC transporter, translating into MPAVVLSNITKTYGNKRVVDGVSFEVDGGEIFALIGPNGAGKSTTIRMMMDIIKPDSGDILVMGQHLSESSKNRIGYLPEERGLYRKLKIMDTIAYLAILKGADRQASVERAEVLLKRFDLFEHRYKKIEELSKGMGQLIQFVVTVAHNPDLIILDEPFAGLDPVNSRLLKNTIKDLRAEGKAVILSTHRMNEVEEMCDRLFMINKGRRLLYGKLDDIRRQYRSHAVIVETETELPESLNGVTDRQTKGRVTELRLNEHTSPQTLLQQLVATGIPVERFEIMTPNLDEIFVQVVKQP
- a CDS encoding membrane protein putative, with the translated sequence MNKTLLIFKHEFRTLIRRTGFIVMTLAFPLLGLLLILGGQLISGISPGGEPGPVEDVIIGYVDAAALIDGQQEQANFKFEPFTDVETANQAMIDGDISEYIVILPDYLDSGAVARFTLSRELETPGDRYDAIRNFVIRNLLAPEADPAIIDRAVYPLNLSNVVIDPSTGLPADSQGGFSDFILPYLFSILLVMSIFTSSGYLLQGLSEEKENRIMEILLSSVSSRQLITGKVLGLGAAGLAQMAIWLISARFLAGLASDNFAEILGSIQISGTFIFLGLSYFILGYLLFAIIMAAAGSIGQNMRDSQQLATIFTLLAVSPLWGMVFLIENPQHPVSVFLTLFPFTAPITTIIRIGITDVPLWQIATSMTLMVATIVGFLYLSAKIFRTFLLMYGKTPKLGEIIRLLRQA
- a CDS encoding 5,10-methylenetetrahydrofolate reductase, coding for MNVRDIYQKEKGIVFSFELFPPKTEESAAELFDTIKALKPLELSCVSVTYGAGGSTRELTHDLLVRIHKETDLTVISHLTCVGSTIEEIRHILEKYRESGIENILALRGDPPKGQMSFVPEVGGFSYAIELVKFIKTNFPEMGVGVAGYPEGHPQTPNRLKEIDYLKAKVDAGADYICTQLFFDNRDFYDFRERCALAGINVPIVAGISPITSVKMMKRMADLAAGTHFPAPLLRAINRAEDEECVRDVGVHWAAEQVRDLVDKGVDGIHFYTLNSSDATLQIYKTLGVTTSKNLA
- the yajQ gene encoding YajQ; translated protein: MPSVDVVSDVDLQALDNAINNVKREVTTRYDFRNVKTEITLDRKEKTIHLESGDDVKVKAMTEMLIGQVVRFGLDTKCLDFGKMEATAQGGAEMDVKIKEGISKETAQKMVKFIKGLKLKVEPAIQGEQLRITGKQIDDLQEIMRQLKEQDFDIALQYVNMKR